The proteins below are encoded in one region of Pseudomonas putida S13.1.2:
- the fabB gene encoding beta-ketoacyl-ACP synthase I, whose protein sequence is MRRVVITGLGIVSCLGNDKATVTENLRNSRPGIRFNPDYKEMGLRSQVSGSIDLNLEELIDRKVYRFVGHAAAYAYLAMQDAIKDAGLTEEQVSSPRTGLVAGSGGASTLNQMEALDTLREKGVKRVGPYRVTRTMGSTVSACLATPFKIKGINYSISSACATSAHCIGTALEQIQWGKQDIVFAGGGEEEHWSQSFLFDAMGALSTKRNETPELASRAYDADRDGFVIAGGGGMVVVEELEHALARGAKIYAEIVGYGATSDGYDMVAPSGEGAIRCMQQALSTVDTPIDYLNTHGTSTPVGDVAEIKGVRAVFGDKAPKISSTKSLSGHSLGAAGVHEAIYCLLMMENNFIAGSANIDELDPEVADLPILRKTEENAKIDTVMSNSFGFGGTNATLVLKRWEGK, encoded by the coding sequence ATGCGCCGCGTCGTTATCACTGGTCTGGGCATCGTATCGTGCCTGGGCAATGACAAAGCTACCGTCACCGAAAACCTGCGCAACAGCCGTCCGGGTATCCGTTTCAACCCGGATTACAAGGAAATGGGGCTGCGTAGCCAGGTTTCCGGGTCCATCGACCTCAACCTCGAAGAACTGATCGACCGCAAGGTCTACCGCTTCGTCGGCCATGCCGCTGCCTATGCCTACCTGGCAATGCAGGACGCGATCAAGGACGCTGGCCTGACCGAAGAGCAGGTTTCCAGCCCGCGTACCGGCCTGGTGGCGGGCTCCGGCGGCGCCTCGACCCTGAACCAGATGGAAGCGCTGGACACCCTGCGCGAGAAAGGCGTCAAGCGCGTCGGCCCATACCGCGTTACCCGCACCATGGGCAGCACCGTTTCGGCGTGCCTGGCGACTCCGTTCAAGATCAAGGGCATCAACTACTCGATCTCGTCGGCTTGCGCCACCTCGGCACACTGCATCGGTACCGCCCTGGAGCAGATCCAGTGGGGCAAGCAGGACATCGTCTTCGCCGGTGGCGGTGAAGAAGAACACTGGAGCCAGTCGTTCCTGTTCGATGCCATGGGCGCCCTGTCGACCAAGCGCAACGAAACCCCGGAGCTGGCCTCCCGCGCCTACGACGCCGACCGTGATGGCTTCGTCATCGCTGGCGGTGGCGGCATGGTGGTGGTCGAGGAGCTGGAACACGCCCTGGCCCGTGGCGCCAAGATCTACGCCGAAATCGTTGGTTACGGCGCTACTTCCGACGGCTACGACATGGTTGCCCCGAGCGGCGAAGGTGCCATCCGCTGCATGCAGCAGGCATTGTCCACCGTCGACACCCCGATCGACTACCTGAACACCCACGGCACCTCGACCCCGGTGGGTGACGTTGCCGAGATCAAGGGCGTTCGCGCAGTATTCGGCGACAAGGCACCGAAAATCAGCTCGACCAAGAGCTTGTCGGGCCACTCGCTGGGCGCCGCTGGCGTGCACGAGGCGATCTACTGCCTCCTGATGATGGAAAACAACTTCATCGCCGGTTCTGCCAACATCGACGAGCTGGACCCGGAGGTCGCTGACCTGCCGATCCTGCGCAAAACCGAAGAAAACGCCAAGATCGACACGGTCATGAGCAACAGCTTCGGCTTCGGCGGCACCAACGCCACCCTGGTGCTCAAGCGCTGGGAAGGCAAGTAA
- the fabA gene encoding 3-hydroxyacyl-[acyl-carrier-protein] dehydratase FabA — MTKQHAFTREDLLRCSRGELFGPGNAQLPAPNMLMVDRITHISEEGGKYGKGELVAELDITPDLWFFACHFEGDPVMPGCLGLDAMWQLVGFFLGWQGLPGRGRALGSGEVKFFGQVLPEAKKVTYNIQIKRVLKGKLNMAIADGSVSVDGREIYTAEGLRVGVFTSTDNF; from the coding sequence ATGACCAAACAACACGCCTTTACTCGGGAAGACCTGCTGCGCTGCAGTCGCGGTGAGCTGTTCGGCCCAGGTAATGCGCAACTGCCCGCGCCGAACATGCTGATGGTCGATCGCATCACCCATATCAGCGAAGAAGGCGGCAAGTACGGCAAAGGTGAATTGGTCGCCGAGCTGGATATCACCCCGGACCTGTGGTTCTTCGCCTGTCACTTCGAAGGCGATCCGGTCATGCCGGGCTGCCTGGGCCTCGACGCCATGTGGCAGCTGGTCGGCTTCTTCCTCGGCTGGCAAGGCCTGCCGGGCCGCGGCCGCGCCCTGGGCTCGGGCGAGGTGAAATTCTTCGGTCAGGTACTGCCCGAAGCCAAGAAAGTCACCTACAACATTCAGATCAAGCGTGTCCTGAAGGGCAAGCTGAACATGGCCATCGCCGATGGCTCGGTCAGCGTCGACGGCCGTGAGATCTACACTGCCGAAGGCCTGCGGGTCGGCGTGTTCACTTCCACTGACAATTTCTAA
- a CDS encoding amidohydrolase family protein: MIARALACVLLSGWLCQVALARDYRYSDAHLHYVDFFQESEGMPALLKAMDAAGIEQSMISGIPVAKKWHEDEPKRPRYYAGDDADAYWYSATDTYVAAALQQLPIEQRKRFHPFLTGFNPVDKNAVSHIERMLDMYPGLWQGIGEVFTRHDDLTALTSGDTPRANNEAMTRIYHLAAERDLPVLLHSNITSKRERNPLYLAEIEEPLRNHPHTRFIWAHAGSSMEIHRHQTQMDFLLPVLTRLLEDYPNLYVDLSWSVLQPYLLDDKGVPRKEWLALVERYPERFMLGSDVVGRFGSLGEQMHGFRPFLDALPENVANKVARDNFLAVLPRQK, translated from the coding sequence ATGATTGCCCGAGCGCTGGCCTGCGTGTTGTTGTCTGGCTGGCTGTGCCAGGTGGCACTGGCGCGCGACTACCGCTACAGCGATGCCCACCTGCACTACGTCGACTTCTTCCAGGAAAGCGAAGGCATGCCGGCATTGCTCAAAGCCATGGATGCCGCGGGCATCGAGCAGTCGATGATTTCTGGCATACCGGTGGCCAAGAAATGGCATGAAGATGAGCCAAAGCGCCCGCGCTACTACGCCGGTGACGATGCCGATGCCTACTGGTACAGCGCCACCGACACTTACGTGGCCGCAGCCCTGCAGCAGTTGCCGATCGAGCAGCGCAAACGCTTTCATCCGTTCCTGACCGGTTTCAACCCGGTGGACAAGAATGCCGTCAGTCATATCGAGCGCATGCTCGACATGTATCCAGGGCTATGGCAGGGCATCGGCGAGGTATTTACCCGCCACGATGACCTGACGGCGCTGACCAGTGGTGACACGCCACGCGCCAACAACGAAGCCATGACGCGTATCTACCACCTGGCGGCCGAGCGCGACCTGCCGGTACTCCTGCATTCCAACATCACCTCCAAGCGCGAGCGCAATCCGCTTTACCTGGCGGAGATCGAAGAGCCGCTGCGCAATCACCCGCACACGCGGTTTATCTGGGCGCACGCCGGCAGCAGCATGGAGATCCACCGGCACCAGACGCAAATGGACTTTTTGCTACCCGTGCTGACGCGGTTGCTGGAGGATTACCCGAACCTGTATGTCGACCTGTCGTGGAGCGTGCTGCAGCCTTATCTGCTGGATGACAAGGGTGTGCCGCGCAAGGAATGGCTGGCATTGGTCGAGCGGTACCCGGAGCGGTTCATGCTGGGGTCGGATGTGGTGGGGCGCTTTGGCAGCCTGGGGGAACAGATGCACGGGTTCAGGCCGTTTCTGGATGCTTTGCCTGAGAATGTAGCGAACAAAGTAGCCCGCGATAACTTTCTGGCTGTACTGCCCAGGCAAAAATAA